In one window of bacterium DNA:
- a CDS encoding Uma2 family endonuclease: protein MPILATKEEKWTYEDYVQFPDNGKRYQIIQGEVYMSPAPVPYHQRVLAKLGNILYRFVNLNKLGEVFYAPCDVLFSDEDVVQPDIFFISKE from the coding sequence ATGCCAATTTTAGCTACAAAAGAAGAAAAATGGACATACGAGGATTATGTTCAATTCCCGGATAATGGGAAAAGGTATCAAATAATTCAGGGGGAGGTTTATATGAGTCCAGCACCAGTTCCGTATCATCAAAGAGTATTAGCAAAGTTAGGTAACATTTTGTATCGATTTGTTAATCTTAATAAATTAGGAGAGGTATTTTATGCACCTTGTGATGTTCTGTTTTCAGATGAAGATGTTGTCCAACCAGATATATTCTTTATCTCTAAAGAG